Proteins from a genomic interval of Callospermophilus lateralis isolate mCalLat2 chromosome 1, mCalLat2.hap1, whole genome shotgun sequence:
- the Babam1 gene encoding BRISC and BRCA1-A complex member 1 has product MEVVEPNSPTEEEEEEEEEEEEEEQSAEPRPRTRSNPEGAEDRALGAQASVGSRSEGEGEAASAEDGTPNPPGTGPKPWQVPPPAPEVQIRTPRVNCPEKVIICLDLSEEMSLPKLESFNGSKTNALNVSQKMIEMFVRTKHKIDKSHEFALVVVNDDTAWLSGLTSDPRELCSCLYDLETASCSSFNLEGLFSLIQQKTELPVTENVQTIPPPYVVRTILVYSRPPCQPQLSLTESMKRMFQCPYFFFDVVYIHNGAEEKEEETSWKDMFAFMGSLDTKGTSYKYEVALAGPALELHNCMAKLLAHPLQRPCQSHASYSLLEEEEEATEVEATV; this is encoded by the exons ATGGAAGTGGTAGAGCCCAACAGTCccactgaggaggaggaggaggaggaggaagaggaggaggaagaggagcagtcTGCAGAACCTCGGCCTCGCACCCGTTCCAACCCTGAGGGGGCTGAGGATCGGGCACTGGGGGCCCAGGCCAGCGTGGGTAGCCGCAGTGAGGGTGAGGGTGAGGCGGCCAGTGCTGAAGATGGGACCCCCAACCCTCCAGGAACTGGCCCCAAGCCCTGGCAGGTGCCCCCACCAGCCCCTGAGGTCCAGATTCGAACACCAAGGGTCAACTGTCCAGAAAAGGTG ATTATCTGTCTGGACCTGTCCGAGGAAATGTCGCTGCCAAAGCTGGAGTCATTCAATGG CTCCAAAACCAATGCCCTCAATGTCTCCCAGAAAATGATTGAGATGTTTGTGAGGACAAAGCACAAGATCGACAAGAGCCACGAGTTCGCGCTGGTGGTGGTGAACGACGACACGGCCTGG CTCTCCGGCCTTACTTCTGACCCCCGCGAGCTCTGCAGCTGCCTCTATGACCTGGAAACGGCCTCATGCTCCTCCTTCA ATCTGGAAGGGCTCTTCAGCCTCAT CCAGCAGAAGACAGAGCTGCCTGTCACGGAGAACGTGCAGACCATCCCGCCCCCGTACGTGGTCCGCACCATCCTTGTCTACAGCCGCCCGCCCTGCCAGCCCCAGCTGTCCCTGACAGAGTCCATGAAG AGAATGTTCCAGTGTCCATATTTCTTCTTTGATGTTGTTTACATCCACAATGGCgccgaggagaaggaggaggagaccaGTTGGAAG GACATGTTTGCCTTCATGGGCAGCTTGGACACCAAGGGTACCAGCTACAAATATGAGGTGGCCCTAGCGGGGCCAGCCCTAGAGTTACACAACTGCATGGCCAAGCTGTTGGCCCACCCACTGCAGCGACCGTGCCAGAGCCATGCCTCCTACAGCctgctggaggaggaggaagaagccaCCGAGGTTGAGGCCACTGTGTGA